A window from Candidatus Margulisiibacteriota bacterium encodes these proteins:
- the rpsJ gene encoding 30S ribosomal protein S10 — protein MVKQRIRIKLKSYDHRILDASSVKIVDTAKRAGALVSGPVPLPTDKEVYCVLRSPHVDKKSREHFEIRTHKRLIDILDPPPQTVDALMQLDLPSGVDIEIKMD, from the coding sequence ATGGTAAAACAGAGGATCAGGATAAAATTGAAAAGTTACGACCACCGGATCCTGGACGCGTCGTCGGTGAAGATCGTGGACACCGCCAAGCGGGCCGGGGCCCTGGTCTCTGGTCCGGTGCCGCTGCCGACCGATAAGGAAGTATATTGCGTTCTCCGCTCGCCGCACGTGGACAAGAAATCCCGCGAGCACTTCGAGATCCGGACCCACAAGCGACTGATCGATATCCTCGATCCGCCGCCGCAGACGGTTGACGCGCTGATGCAGCTCGACTTGCCGTCCGGCGTCGACATCGAAATCAAGATGGACTAA
- the rpmC gene encoding 50S ribosomal protein L29, translated as METKELRELTVAELQKKAAELRRELLTLRIQRANQQLKNLLKLREVRRAIARVLTIIQEKGAK; from the coding sequence ATGGAAACCAAGGAATTAAGAGAACTGACGGTCGCCGAATTGCAGAAAAAAGCGGCCGAACTGCGGCGCGAACTGCTGACGCTGCGGATCCAGCGGGCGAACCAGCAGCTCAAGAACCTGCTTAAGCTCAGAGAGGTCCGGCGTGCCATTGCCCGGGTCTTGACCATCATTCAGGAAAAGGGGGCTAAGTAA
- a CDS encoding 50S ribosomal protein L23: protein MEHEQIIVAPLLTEKSLRAKEKACYVFRVNKDATKTAVKQAVEKCFKVKVAGVSTCMVRPKRRAMGRSIGHTSGWKKAYVTLQKGQKIQELEA, encoded by the coding sequence ATGGAACACGAACAGATCATCGTGGCGCCGCTCCTGACCGAAAAGAGCCTGCGGGCCAAGGAAAAAGCCTGCTACGTTTTTCGCGTTAACAAAGATGCGACCAAGACCGCGGTCAAGCAAGCGGTGGAAAAATGTTTTAAGGTCAAGGTGGCCGGGGTCAGCACCTGTATGGTCCGGCCCAAACGCCGGGCCATGGGCCGTTCGATCGGGCATACTTCGGGCTGGAAGAAAGCGTACGTGACGCTGCAAAAAGGCCAGAAGATCCAGGAGTTGGAAGCGTAA
- the fusA gene encoding elongation factor G yields MARETDISKYRNMGFAAHIDAGKTTTTERVLFYSGRLHRIGNVDEGNTAMDWMIQEKERGITITSAATTTFWRDHRINIIDTPGHVDFTVEVERSMRVLDGVVVIFCAVGGCQPQSETVWRQATRYRVPRMAFINKMDRLGSDFFRVVTQIRERMQTNPIVMQVPIGAEDQFSGMVDLVAMEAITYQDELGMEFKRGPIPAELMEVCKGWHEKLVEAAAEADDELLEKYLGNHSLSKEDIMKGIRKLTIDGKVVPVFCGSSFKNRGVQPLLDAIIDYLPSPLDKQAVEGVNPKSGATESRPPSDDQPFAALAFKIMSDPFVGRLTFFRVYSGVLSTGSYTHNSVKGRKERIGRLLQMHANKREEISEIYAGDIGAAVGLKDTTTGDTLCEESKPIILESIQFPEPVIFVAIEPKTSADQEKLGMALAKLAEEDPTFKVKGDPETGQTIISGMGELHLEIIVDRLLREFRVEANVGKPQVAYRETIRGVAEQEGKFVRQTGGRGQYGHVWIKIEPLEAGKGFEFENGIVGGTIPREYIPAVENGIKEAMSSGVLAGYPVLDIKATLFDGSYHEVDSSEIAFKIAGSMAFKAAVLKAKPVLLEPVMKVEVVVPEQYMGDVIGNLSGRRGHVEEMESHLGVQTIKSKVPLANMFGYATDVRSLSQGRGTYTMEFSEYREVPKNIAEQLIEKSGKSQGK; encoded by the coding sequence ATGGCGAGAGAAACGGACATAAGTAAATACCGGAACATGGGGTTTGCCGCGCACATTGACGCCGGCAAGACCACCACGACGGAGCGGGTGCTCTTTTACAGCGGGCGCCTGCACCGCATCGGCAACGTCGATGAGGGGAACACCGCCATGGACTGGATGATCCAGGAAAAAGAGCGCGGCATCACCATCACTTCCGCCGCCACGACCACTTTCTGGCGCGACCACCGGATCAATATCATCGATACCCCCGGCCACGTCGACTTTACCGTCGAAGTGGAGCGCTCGATGCGCGTCCTGGACGGGGTCGTCGTCATTTTCTGCGCCGTCGGCGGCTGCCAGCCGCAGTCGGAAACGGTCTGGCGGCAGGCGACCCGCTACCGGGTGCCGCGCATGGCCTTTATCAACAAGATGGACCGGCTCGGCTCCGATTTCTTCCGGGTCGTCACCCAGATCCGGGAGCGGATGCAGACGAACCCGATCGTCATGCAGGTGCCGATCGGCGCCGAAGACCAGTTCAGCGGGATGGTCGACCTGGTCGCGATGGAAGCGATCACCTATCAAGATGAGCTGGGGATGGAATTCAAGCGCGGCCCGATCCCGGCCGAACTAATGGAGGTCTGCAAAGGGTGGCACGAGAAGCTGGTCGAAGCGGCAGCCGAGGCCGACGACGAGCTGCTCGAGAAATACCTGGGCAATCACTCGCTCAGCAAAGAAGATATCATGAAGGGGATCAGGAAGCTGACGATCGATGGCAAGGTCGTCCCGGTGTTCTGCGGCTCTTCCTTCAAGAACCGCGGCGTGCAGCCGCTGCTCGACGCGATCATCGACTACCTGCCGTCGCCGCTGGACAAGCAGGCCGTGGAGGGCGTCAACCCGAAATCCGGGGCGACCGAGAGCCGCCCGCCGTCCGACGACCAGCCGTTCGCCGCGCTGGCGTTCAAGATCATGTCCGATCCGTTCGTCGGGCGCTTGACCTTTTTCCGGGTCTATTCCGGCGTTTTGTCGACGGGGTCGTACACGCACAATTCGGTCAAGGGACGCAAGGAGCGGATCGGCCGCCTGCTGCAGATGCACGCCAACAAGCGCGAAGAGATCTCGGAGATCTACGCCGGCGACATCGGGGCGGCGGTGGGATTGAAAGATACGACGACCGGTGATACACTATGTGAGGAGAGCAAGCCGATCATCCTGGAATCCATCCAGTTCCCGGAGCCGGTGATCTTCGTGGCGATCGAACCGAAGACCTCGGCCGACCAGGAGAAGCTCGGCATGGCGCTCGCCAAGCTGGCGGAGGAAGACCCGACCTTCAAGGTCAAAGGTGACCCCGAGACCGGGCAAACCATCATCTCCGGCATGGGCGAGCTGCACCTGGAGATCATTGTCGACCGCCTATTGCGCGAATTCCGCGTCGAGGCTAACGTCGGTAAACCTCAAGTTGCTTACCGCGAAACGATCCGCGGCGTGGCGGAACAGGAAGGGAAGTTTGTCCGCCAGACCGGCGGCCGCGGCCAGTACGGCCACGTTTGGATCAAGATCGAACCGCTGGAAGCGGGCAAAGGGTTCGAGTTCGAGAATGGGATCGTCGGCGGGACTATTCCGCGCGAGTACATACCGGCGGTCGAGAACGGGATCAAGGAAGCGATGTCGAGCGGTGTCCTGGCCGGTTACCCGGTCTTGGACATCAAGGCGACCCTATTTGATGGCTCTTACCATGAAGTAGACTCGTCGGAGATCGCCTTCAAGATCGCCGGCTCCATGGCGTTCAAGGCGGCGGTGCTCAAGGCCAAGCCGGTCTTGCTGGAACCGGTCATGAAAGTGGAAGTGGTCGTCCCCGAACAGTACATGGGGGACGTGATCGGCAATTTGAGCGGGCGGCGCGGTCATGTTGAAGAGATGGAGTCGCACCTGGGGGTCCAGACGATCAAGTCCAAGGTGCCGCTGGCGAACATGTTCGGTTACGCGACCGACGTGCGCTCGCTGTCCCAGGGGCGCGGCACGTACACGATGGAGTTCTCTGAGTACCGCGAGGTGCCGAAGAACATCGCGGAGCAATTGATCGAAAAGTCCGGCAAGTCACAGGGGAAATAA
- the rplB gene encoding 50S ribosomal protein L2 has product MGVKQFNPRSPGTRFRISDDYADVTKNFPEKKLLAKKHQTSGRDWRGFVSMRHRGGGNKKHYRLIDFKRTKDDMAATVIGIEYDPNRNCRIALLEYQDKERRYILAPLGLTDGDTVMSGVEVDIKPGNALPLRSIPIGTTIHNVELEPGRGGQIARSAGAALVMLGKENGYAIVKLPSGEQRMIHLNCRATIGQVGNLDVKNVILGKAGKKRHLGRRPEVRGVVMNPCDHPLGGGEGKAGIGRKQPVDPWGNPSLGKKTRKPRRRSERFILTRRK; this is encoded by the coding sequence ATGGGCGTAAAACAATTCAATCCCAGAAGTCCCGGGACCAGGTTCCGGATCTCCGACGATTACGCGGATGTTACCAAGAATTTTCCGGAAAAGAAATTGCTGGCGAAAAAGCACCAGACCTCGGGCCGCGACTGGCGCGGCTTTGTCTCCATGCGCCACCGGGGGGGCGGGAACAAGAAGCATTACCGGCTGATCGACTTCAAGCGGACCAAGGACGATATGGCCGCGACCGTGATCGGGATCGAATACGACCCGAACCGGAACTGCCGGATCGCCCTGCTCGAATATCAGGACAAGGAACGGCGCTATATTCTGGCCCCGCTGGGGCTTACCGACGGCGATACCGTCATGTCGGGCGTGGAAGTCGACATCAAGCCGGGGAACGCTTTGCCGCTCCGCTCGATCCCGATCGGGACCACGATCCATAACGTCGAGCTGGAGCCGGGCCGCGGCGGACAGATCGCCCGGTCGGCTGGGGCGGCCCTGGTCATGCTCGGCAAGGAGAACGGCTACGCGATCGTTAAACTGCCGTCCGGCGAACAGCGGATGATCCACCTGAATTGCCGCGCCACGATCGGCCAGGTCGGCAATTTAGACGTCAAGAACGTGATCCTCGGCAAGGCCGGCAAAAAGCGGCATCTGGGCCGCCGCCCCGAAGTCCGGGGCGTCGTCATGAACCCGTGCGATCACCCGCTCGGCGGCGGCGAAGGCAAGGCCGGGATCGGCCGCAAGCAGCCGGTCGACCCGTGGGGCAATCCGTCGCTCGGCAAAAAGACGCGGAAACCGCGCCGGCGGAGCGAGCGCTTCATTTTGACCAGGAGGAAATAA
- the rplV gene encoding 50S ribosomal protein L22: protein MTKVIAKVKWVKSGDRKIQRVLDVVRGRPAAEALTLLKFMPQKGARIIAKVLKSAVANAKQNFKLDEAKLMVSECYANKGVIMKRFQPRARGRAFPIKKRTSHVTICLEEK, encoded by the coding sequence ATGACGAAAGTGATCGCGAAAGTCAAATGGGTGAAGAGCGGCGACCGCAAGATCCAGCGGGTGCTGGACGTGGTGCGCGGCCGGCCGGCCGCGGAAGCGCTGACCCTGCTCAAGTTCATGCCGCAAAAAGGGGCGCGGATCATTGCCAAGGTCCTGAAATCCGCCGTTGCCAACGCCAAGCAGAACTTCAAGCTGGACGAGGCCAAACTGATGGTCAGCGAATGTTACGCCAATAAAGGGGTCATCATGAAACGCTTCCAGCCGCGGGCGCGCGGCCGGGCTTTCCCGATCAAGAAACGGACGTCGCACGTCACGATCTGTCTGGAGGAGAAATAA
- the rplC gene encoding 50S ribosomal protein L3, whose protein sequence is MIGIKKGMTQVFDEQGVMHGVTVLEAGPCKVTQVKTAEKEGYKAVQLEFAKKKREIRVDKTEDYQVGQELKVDMFKPGDVVKVTGRSIGKGFQGNIKRFHTHRGPMSHGSKSHRLVGSASSGTTPGRVWKGRKMPGRMGNSIVTQKSLTVIQVIPEKNLILLRGAVPGKKGNYVVIRK, encoded by the coding sequence ATGATCGGCATTAAAAAAGGAATGACGCAGGTTTTCGACGAACAGGGGGTCATGCACGGCGTGACGGTCCTGGAGGCCGGACCGTGCAAAGTTACCCAGGTCAAGACCGCCGAGAAAGAAGGCTACAAGGCGGTCCAGCTGGAGTTTGCCAAGAAGAAAAGGGAGATCCGGGTCGACAAGACGGAAGATTACCAGGTCGGCCAGGAGCTGAAGGTCGACATGTTCAAGCCCGGCGACGTGGTCAAGGTCACCGGCCGGTCGATCGGCAAAGGTTTCCAGGGGAACATCAAGCGGTTCCACACTCACCGCGGTCCGATGTCGCACGGTTCCAAATCGCACCGGCTGGTCGGCTCGGCCAGTTCCGGCACCACGCCCGGCCGCGTCTGGAAGGGGCGGAAAATGCCGGGCCGGATGGGCAACAGCATAGTGACCCAAAAGAGTTTGACGGTTATCCAGGTCATTCCCGAAAAGAACCTGATCCTGCTCCGCGGAGCGGTCCCGGGGAAAAAAGGCAATTATGTCGTCATTAGAAAGTAA
- the rplD gene encoding 50S ribosomal protein L4: protein MSSLESKIFQEKMNEAVVHETLRWFLASQRQGNHSAKTRTEVSGGGKKPWAQKGTGRARAGSSRSPLWRHGGVIFPPKPRSYAYALPVKMRRLALRVALSAMNREERVKVADSLALPQPKTKEGVKFLKGLGVSGNVLVLMGSENPDFVRGIRNIAGVKVLPAKDLNIYELLKAEWVVADAAAVKHLEAQLV from the coding sequence ATGTCGTCATTAGAAAGTAAGATCTTCCAGGAAAAAATGAATGAGGCGGTGGTGCACGAAACGCTCCGTTGGTTCCTGGCTTCGCAACGCCAGGGGAACCACAGCGCCAAGACCCGGACCGAAGTGTCCGGCGGCGGCAAAAAGCCGTGGGCGCAGAAGGGGACCGGCCGGGCCCGCGCCGGCAGCAGCCGCTCGCCGCTCTGGCGGCACGGCGGCGTGATCTTCCCGCCGAAACCGCGCAGCTACGCTTACGCGCTGCCGGTCAAGATGCGCCGGCTCGCCCTGCGGGTCGCGCTTTCCGCAATGAACCGGGAGGAACGGGTCAAGGTGGCGGACAGTCTGGCGCTGCCGCAGCCGAAGACGAAAGAGGGAGTCAAATTCCTCAAAGGGTTAGGGGTCAGCGGGAACGTTTTGGTCCTGATGGGGAGCGAGAACCCGGATTTTGTCCGCGGGATCCGCAACATCGCCGGGGTCAAGGTCTTGCCGGCGAAAGACCTTAATATTTACGAGTTGCTCAAGGCGGAATGGGTCGTGGCCGACGCGGCCGCCGTCAAACATTTGGAGGCACAGTTAGTTTAA
- the rplP gene encoding 50S ribosomal protein L16, producing the protein MVLVPAKTKFRKHQRRRVRGVACRGNSVMFGEYGLQALEMGMLTVNQIESARKTLAHYFKRGGKIWLRVFADKIMCARPAETRMGGGKGAPVRFVAPVKRGHIIFEVAGVTPEEAKEALRLAAYKLPVETRLVTK; encoded by the coding sequence GTGGTACTGGTACCGGCCAAAACTAAATTTCGCAAGCACCAGCGCCGCCGGGTCCGGGGCGTGGCTTGCCGCGGCAATTCGGTCATGTTCGGCGAGTACGGCCTGCAGGCGCTGGAGATGGGGATGCTGACGGTCAACCAGATCGAATCGGCCCGCAAAACGCTGGCCCATTACTTTAAGCGGGGCGGCAAGATCTGGCTGCGGGTTTTTGCCGATAAGATCATGTGCGCCCGCCCGGCCGAGACCCGCATGGGCGGGGGTAAGGGGGCGCCGGTCCGTTTCGTGGCGCCGGTCAAGCGCGGCCACATTATTTTCGAGGTCGCCGGCGTGACCCCGGAAGAGGCGAAAGAAGCGCTCCGGCTGGCCGCTTATAAATTGCCGGTCGAGACCAGGCTGGTGACCAAATAA
- the rpsC gene encoding 30S ribosomal protein S3: protein MGQKVNPRGFRLGIIEGWDSFWYASKFEFGRLLAEDVAIRKYLKESLYKAGISQIKISRKANQVEIDLYTAKPGLIIGKGGKEVAAIRDDLVKKFGKQVQLNVHEEKGPEANATLLAENIAGQLERRISTRRAMKQTVSRALRAGAKGVKVMVGGRLNGAEIARSEWYRMGRVPLHTLRANIQYGFAEAMTMYGKIGVKCWVYKGDVLPVKKEKVTSGTGTGQN, encoded by the coding sequence ATGGGCCAAAAAGTTAATCCGCGGGGTTTCCGGCTCGGGATCATCGAAGGGTGGGACAGCTTCTGGTACGCCAGCAAGTTCGAGTTCGGCCGGCTGCTCGCGGAAGATGTCGCGATCCGGAAATACCTGAAGGAAAGCCTGTACAAGGCCGGCATTTCCCAGATCAAGATCAGCCGCAAGGCGAACCAGGTCGAGATCGACCTGTACACCGCCAAGCCCGGCCTGATCATCGGTAAGGGCGGCAAGGAAGTGGCGGCGATCCGCGACGACCTGGTCAAGAAATTCGGTAAACAGGTCCAGCTCAACGTCCACGAAGAGAAAGGCCCGGAGGCGAACGCCACGCTGCTGGCCGAGAATATCGCCGGCCAGCTGGAGCGGCGCATTTCCACCCGGCGGGCGATGAAACAGACCGTGTCCCGCGCGCTGCGTGCCGGGGCCAAAGGGGTCAAAGTGATGGTCGGCGGCCGCCTGAACGGGGCGGAGATCGCCCGGAGCGAATGGTACCGCATGGGCCGCGTGCCGCTGCACACCCTGCGGGCGAACATCCAGTACGGGTTTGCCGAAGCGATGACCATGTACGGCAAGATCGGCGTCAAGTGCTGGGTTTACAAGGGAGACGTCCTCCCGGTCAAGAAGGAGAAGGTGACAAGTGGTACTGGTACCGGCCAAAACTAA
- the rpsS gene encoding 30S ribosomal protein S19 — translation MGRSIKKGPYVDEKLLRKVQKMEMSKEKKIIKTWARACTIIPEFIGHTFAVHNGVKHIPVYVSENMVGHKLGEFSHTRVFRGHSAPTDKATTLT, via the coding sequence ATGGGACGTTCAATTAAAAAGGGGCCGTACGTGGACGAAAAACTGCTGCGTAAGGTCCAGAAAATGGAAATGAGCAAGGAGAAAAAGATCATCAAGACCTGGGCGCGCGCCTGCACCATTATCCCGGAGTTCATCGGGCACACGTTCGCGGTGCACAACGGCGTTAAGCACATCCCGGTCTACGTTTCCGAGAACATGGTCGGCCACAAGCTGGGGGAATTTTCCCACACCCGCGTGTTCCGCGGCCACAGCGCGCCGACCGACAAGGCAACGACACTGACATGA
- the rplN gene encoding 50S ribosomal protein L14, translating into MIQPRSMVKVADNTGARIVMCIRCLGGSNRKYSGIGDMIVGVVKEALPNMTVKKSEVVFGVIVRTRKPLRRPDGSYVTFDDNAIVIITEDKNPRGTRVFGPVARELREKEYMKIISLAPEVV; encoded by the coding sequence TTGATTCAGCCGCGTAGTATGGTCAAAGTGGCCGATAATACCGGGGCCCGCATCGTGATGTGCATCCGCTGCCTGGGCGGGTCAAATCGCAAGTATTCCGGGATCGGTGACATGATCGTTGGGGTGGTCAAGGAAGCCTTGCCGAATATGACGGTCAAGAAATCCGAGGTCGTTTTTGGCGTGATCGTCAGGACCCGCAAGCCGCTCCGCCGGCCGGACGGCTCTTACGTCACTTTTGACGATAACGCGATCGTGATCATTACCGAAGATAAAAATCCGCGCGGCACCCGGGTCTTTGGCCCGGTCGCCAGGGAACTGCGCGAAAAAGAGTACATGAAGATCATCTCGCTGGCGCCGGAGGTAGTCTAA
- the rpsQ gene encoding 30S ribosomal protein S17, with protein MDRGRTKIREGIVVSDKMQKTVVVKVERVYRHPLYQKVMKVAKKFKAHDELNECKVGDRVEIMETRPMSRDKRWRVVRRTKIDSAA; from the coding sequence TTGGATAGAGGACGGACTAAGATCAGAGAAGGGATCGTGGTCAGCGATAAGATGCAAAAGACCGTCGTGGTCAAGGTAGAACGCGTCTACCGCCACCCGCTTTACCAGAAAGTCATGAAAGTTGCCAAGAAGTTCAAGGCGCATGACGAACTTAACGAGTGCAAGGTCGGCGACCGCGTGGAGATCATGGAGACGAGGCCGATGTCCCGCGATAAACGCTGGCGGGTCGTGAGGAGGACTAAAATTGATTCAGCCGCGTAG